The genomic interval TATAGTAAGAAACATAAAATTAATACTTTAATTAAAGTCTTAAAATTTAAAGTGTACTCCTTCAAATGCACTCTAATTTCTTTCACTCAGATgcacttgtagttaatgaaagtatcctcaatgccacTCTTAACAAATTGGGTGTGTGAGCACTATATGCACACCATGCATATagatcaaatgtatcatcattttttttcacatgcttttaCTGTCAATGTTTTTTCGAATAATCCAGTCTTGTCTctgtattttataaatttattgttaataattgtatcatgtagatctaactcattggcatACAAAATTTTCATGCATTAAAAAGTCCCCGTCGTGACCACATAAAGAACAACAAaactatctttatagtaaaaataggAATTCAACAAAAATGCAGTGGTATGTAATGATGTATCTAGTCTATctttcatttttgactcaataatcactataataggctgataatttgattctAGTTCAAGGCCACCTtaatatcttctttagcttgaagaagctcctCATGGATGACTTTCTATCTCCATTTACCAATCGAAGAATTCATACCAAAGgagtaaatattttcaaacaaagtgtcacaccattcTAAAAACTCATGCTCAATTtccctttgtttttttttgaccatttacatttctctCACATATCGCTTATAAACATACCTTTAAATTacatttttttcaatcaaactttgcaatgtgaggaaatttaATGCAAACCTTGTTAACTCTTGGtcggactatgtctctcttctttgtgaaacttctcatcaatgacaaAGTCTTATAGTGACCATAAATGAAAATAGTAAAAGACTTGACTTGCTCAATAAactttttatatcgtggaagctTGCTAATACTTTCAAGCATGAAATTAACGCGCATTAACTCTAAAAGATCTCAGGTCGCTTCTCTCTCATCAATTTAACTGTAGCCATATTATTAGTGGCATTGTCGGttacaatctgaacaatattctaAGCTCATATTTGTTCAACATACTTAAAAATAAGTTCAGTTGTGTGTGCCTCTTTTGAAGACTCCTTAGACTATAAAAATGTAGTACGCTACTTGCAATTAAtacaaatttaagatgcttctttttctatcactctaTGCATGTGTCATGATCGAGTACccattctttgcctatttttcttcatgtttcttcagtagttgctttgttctttcaacttcaaCTTTCAACATTGACTCCCTAAGCTAATATTGAGTTGGAATCTTGAATCATGGTCCAAATTGATCCATTACCTTCATTAGTTGCTTAAGGTATCATTATCAAAaacattgaatgagattccatttttATAAACCCATTTCCCAACATATCGTtaaacttgttgagttctctctttgaaaagagctccatttatatttttttttgtgaagCACTTTACTCCCATTGAAACCTATAATTTTTGAAGCAATTAtcgatgcatatctatccatggggccaagtggaagcggttttttaattccatctatcccttcaatttcaagatCTCTATCTAGAGAAATAGTCACCTCTGCTCTATAACTTTCTTCTTCCATTATTTTATTCTTCTTTTTGTTCTTTCCTTCTTAAATAGTATATTTGCACTTATTTTTATCTTCTTGAGATGTTTTTCGACCACCAGATATATTTTTAGGTATATTTCCTATGTGCTTCTTGATCTTATATACTCACCCGACATTGTTTTTTCACACAACTTGCATCTAATTTTGTTgaggttcttaggatcaatcaacATCCCATATTCTCATCTAATATCATTTGACTTTCTTTCTCTTAAGAATTTCGGATTTGGGTTAAGTGACAGATGCTCTCGAAGATGGATTGCTTGCCATTGTAATTGTGATAACCTAATAACCTAAAAAatgatttaagaataaatttaggatataaattagtaaaaaatattaatataaattagaaaaaaaatattatcagaaAATAAATATGAttgatataaattaataaaatttattagatttttttaattttaatataaaattatgaatataaatatgatttatatgagttaataagatttattagaattttttaattttaaatataaaatattagaatataaattaattaataatattattagaattattctatttaagtgaggagttatttaattaaataaataaataattaattaaaaaattgtgGCGCAGAATGCTCGCGGGATGTGTCCGGTTGTGGCGGATGAGTTCCCAGACGCGTCTGGGAAAACTTGAAGCATCGCAGGAGGGAAAAAAATTTATTGCATAAATTGAAAAATTTATCGATCGTTGAACAGAGTCTTCCAGATGAGGTGAGAGGCAATCCAGCACATTTCGATGCCAGTGTGGCCCAGCCGCGTAGGCGGGCTGCTTAGCACATTTCCGGTGCAGTAAGTCGTGCTGGATGCACCCTTGGCGCTTCCGGTGGTGTCGAAAGTCTTCGACTAAGCTTTTGGTTCTGTCAAACGCATCTGGCGACGCGTCCGGCCACGCGCCCGACGATGCGTCCAATGATGGCGGATGCGTTCGAGAGCATGCCTACCTTTGCCTAACACGTCGTGggaggaaaaataaaattattgcaTAAATTGAAAAATTTACTGATCGTTAAGCAGAGTCTTTCGGAGGAAGTGAGAGGCAGTCAAACTGGCGTGAGCAGATGAATCAGATAGGATTTAAGGTTTTAAATGGAAAAAATCCTGAAATTTCCACACCGCCCAACGTCACCTAGTGCTTTTCCGATGCAGTTGCTGATTGCCAAGCGCCTAGGCGGCAGTGCCTAGGGCGTGTTTTAGAACACAAATCCATCCTTAAGTTACATTTACATTCTCCATGCAGATTTTATGCAATTTGAATTTACCACTATTTCTTTAAACTATTTATTAGTACATCGTTTGCCATAAACTCAATCATATATCTTTTCTTAACATTCAACCATGGTTGCAGAATTCGACCTAAGCGACcactgttggggttcaatcaaagtctcatattaaaaagatttggtaaagatcatgggtttaaaaggatgtaagatttCTCCATttgcatgaggtcttttggggagagcccaagagcaaagtcatgagggcctaggcccaaagtggataatttcatgtcattgtggagatatgtggacatccttcgatcacaacaaatggtatcagagctatggtcCAGACTGGATGTCATGTGGAGCTGGTCAGGGTGATCAGATATTTGCAGGGAGGCCCAGAGTAGGTGActggatgctcgcagggaggttCGGAGTagatcaagagtgaccggatgtgGATGCTCATTGGGTAGGCCCAGAGTAGGTGActggatgctcgcggggaggcccagaccatgagagtaattgtggtccttcgtttgaggggaggattattggggtttaagtcccacattggaaagatttgataaagatcatgggtgtaaaaggatgtaagatatctccattggtacgaAACCTTTTAGGGAAAGCCCAAGagtaaagccatgagggcctaagcccaaagtggacaatattatgtcattgtggagatatgtggatatCCTTCGGTCACAATAGTTGCCTAGGCACTAGACAGCCGCTAGCCGAACTGAAAACCCTCTAATCAGCCAAAGTAGGCGACACTTTTTATATGCGATCCTAAGCGCCGAATAGGCGGTCTAGGCGGTCCTAGGCGTCGCCTATTCGGTCTAGGCGCCTAATAGGTGGCCTATTCAGTACTCAATAGATATTAGATCATAGTAAAAATAAAGTATAATGagtttaaaatattaaagtaCAATAATTTCAATAagcgaaggggagccttggcgtaacggtaaagttgttgccatgtgaccaaaaggttacgggttcgaatcctggaaacaacctcttgcaaaaagcaggataaggctgcgtacaatggatccttccccgggaccccgcatggcaggtgctttgtgcaccgggctgctctttttttttttttaataatttcaatAAGCCTAAACAATTTTTACAATAAAATTAATGTCTTCAAGGGAACTTTTCAAGTGGATTTGAACTTCTTTTTGTCTTCTAAcctaaaaaagttaaaaaaatataaatattagtaTTGAAAcactaaaaattatttcaaaataatttataattataaataatatcaatattattaatgctgaaattaaaaaatgtatatataaaatttaaaagtacCAGAGTGCCTAGGTGCCTAGGTGACACCTAGGCGCTAGCCGGGCGCCCGACGTTCAACCATTAATTTTTGTTTATCATATCTATATGAAACTACTCATTGAAACCTTGTTGTAAGTTGATATCCCTAGTTTCCTCTAAGAGTTGAAAATATTGTTACTTTGATGATGAATTTGATGGACATATGTTTATATAGTTCACTTAGATTGATTTTCGGAGTCGCTACCTTTCCTTTGTACTAATATCAGctcttctaatttttcttctgTTGTTGgtctaattaattaatcaaaaaaaaattctcttcatCACCACTCATTGTTTCTATATTCTTTTATTGTGATTCAACCTGAAATTCCCAATAGTTCATCTGCTTACCTACCTTGTACACTATAGGACGGATCTATGCCTATCAATTATTCGAACTACAAGGAATTCAAATTTTCAATGGTGTTGATGAATAATGGTTCTTATAATGAATATACTATGATAACCTAATACTCAAACAATGCATTAAGTTCAGAGGATGCTGAGAAATAGAAGTTTTTTTACAGTAGTTATTCCATTTTATGGTCATGAATTGTACTGCAATTGTCATATTTGTTGGTGCATTTTGCTTGGTTGGCGTTGCCTGTGTACATCATCATCCAAGGGAGATGTTTTTTGTAATGTGAAAAATTCCACGAAGGTGTATCGTGgaattttctttattctttataaaTTGTAGGTAACTTCTACTCTTCACATTTCAATTACTAATTGCAATTCTACTTTCTGTAAGGTTGAATAGATGGTTGGATGATTCTCTACTGAGGTGATCCTTGTGCTGTTTTGGTCATGTTTATATGTCAAGTTTTTGCAGTCTTGCATATATGTCGCAatgcatatatatatacatataagcaCTGTGATCCCAAATGCTACTCTTCACATTGCAATTCTACTTTCTAAGTTTGAATGTATGGTTGGATGATTCTCTACTGAGATGATCCTTGTGCTGTTTTTGTCGTGTTTATATAAGTTTTTGCCGTCTTGCATATATGTcacaatgtatatatatatatatatatatatatatataagcattgTGAATCCCAAACTTGAGTTAAGGTGATGCTTCTAAGGCTTTGCCTCAGTTATCTTAATATGGAAACTATTTTTCATATTGGCAGATTTATTCTGGACAAGAAAATAGGAATAGGCCAGCCCAAGCGTATTGAAAATGCAAAGATATTGGTTGCCAACACTGCTATGGACACTGATAAGGTGAAAATATATGGAGCTCGAGTTCGTGTTGATTCTATGGCCAAAGTTGCGGAGATTGAGGGAgcggagaaggagaaaatgagagaaaaagtgcAAAAAATCATTAATCATGGCATCAACTGCTTTGTCAACCGGCAGTTAATTTACAACTTCCCTGAGGAACTTTTTGCAGATGCTGGTGTTCTTGCCATTGAGCATGCTGACTTTGATGGAATCGAGCGGCTAGCTTTGGTGACTGGAGGTGATATTGCATCAACTTTCGACAACCCCGAGTCTGTTAAACTTGGACACTGCAAGCTCATCGAGGAGATAATGATCGGGGAAGACAAATTGATTCATTTTTCTGGTGTTGAAATGGGTCAGGCATGTACTATCGTTCTAAGAGGCTCAAGGTAATCATGGTAACTAAACTAGCATCTGTCATCATTTTATAGTTTCAAATGAAGTATCTTATTTCAGTTAACACTGTCTGCAGACGATTGTGATAGTTTTTTCCTTCCGTAGTTCCATCCAACTGTTTCACATCCCAGCTTTATCTCCGTTTACTGCCATAATTCATAGCACTAAATCTAACTCTGTCCTGATTTTGCCTTTCCATATTTGTAGGACTCATGTACTTTTTAGATGCTGAGATTATGGAAGGTTTTTATCATATAGAAACAATgatcatataattttttttggtaAATTCTTTCTAGTTCTCATGTGCTTGACGAAGCGGAAAGATCCTTGCATGATGCTCTCTGTGTGCTGTCTCAGACAGTTAACGATAGTAGGGTCTTGCTCGGTGGTGGTTGGCCTGAGATGGTCATGTCTAAAGAGGTAGATGAGCTTGCTCGTAAGACTCCTGGAAAGAAATCCCATGCCATTGAAGCTTTTTCTCATGCACTCCAAGCAATTCCTACCATCATAGCTGAGAATGCTGGTTTGGACAGTGCTGAACTAATCTCTCAGCTTCGAGCCGAGCATCACAAGGATACAACTAATGCTGGAATCGACGTTATATCTGGTGGTGTAAGTAGAGTACGGGAGATTCTTCCACAGTTAACATTGCAGTTTCTTGAATTTCCCTCTCTGTTTACAGGTTGGCGATATGGAGAATCTAGGAATATCAGAGGCCTTCAAAGTAAAGCAAGCTGTGCTTTTGTCAGCAACTGAGGCCACCGAGATGATATTAAGAGTAGATCAGATCATCACTTGTGCTCCTCGAAGAAGAGAGGATAGAATGTGATCTTGATTCACTATCACAGCTCAGGTTTTAATCTTAAGTTTCATCATCAATAGCATGCTAGAAACTTGTTTTCACGGGATGCACTTTCAGGAGCAATTGAACCAATCTTCTACGTGACTTGTGTTTGTGTCTGTCTTGGCTGTTTAATTTGATGGATCAACATTTGTGTTTCTTAATTTTGGCAAGGAATTCTCAGTTGTGGTTAGCTAATTGACCTCTTTATTTAGACTAATATTTTACCAAAATTTGGAAACTCCAATCACGATAATATCTCCATCTAATATTTTAAGGCATATTCATTGAAGAGTAATTTTTTACCCATATGATCGTTCTCTTTTAAATCGAATGCATCTATTGGTTCTGTATTGTTAAGGTTCTACTAAAACTTGCTACGAAATGATTTGTAAATTAGTTTGTGGCACCTTCTTAGTCTTTTTGACATATGGTATTATACTgggaaaacaaaataaataaataaggggAGCCTTctcagaaattttttttatcgagATACGTTTTGATAAAGGCGCCAGACAGTTAACACATGGTTGACCAATTCGAGTGCCCAAACCAATTAGTCCGGGTGCTCAGACTAGAtgatctgggcgctcggaccaccaagGCACCTAACAGGCGCCTCCTCGCATGGCCGTTGCCGTGAATCATTTTTGGGTTCACGTTAGCAAAAGTCCGAGCGCTTGGACATGGTCCAGGTGTCTGAACATGAAAATTTTCATCTTCTAGCAGTTGCGAAGCCATTGCATGGAGATAAAGTTTGCCTCACTAGAGTCACCCGGATCACCATCCAGGCATCCGGAGTCTGCCATGTCAGCAatagatagacttgactagagcactataaatagagctctgattCACTTAGTTTCAACACAACATATTCTATACTTGAATTTTTCTATTATGTTCTTCACTGTCTGAGCTGTAAACTGTTGGATTGTGAgcatgtgagagggggggggggggggggggggtaaataatgtgatttttaaaaacagagtaattttaaaaatcacaGCGTAAAGATTAAAACCAAAACACAAGAAAATTTCAATcgattttactttgttcggagtctttggcgactcctgttggtgcaattaacctctagggtttcgatgtttgataatgcacccaagtctggtcagtttgactaagggttaatccaaacaggacttgatatttgaaagagagtagtctagtcaagactagatgactagcaaggagaagttctaactggaggttaggcaaagtggaagtcctggtgaatgaagccagaccctagtgagtgaagctaggtagtggatggaagtcctagtgagtgaagtcaaaccctagtgagtgaagctaagtagtggaagtcctggtgcgTGAAGCcgagccctaatgagtgaagctaggtgatggaagtcctggtgagtgaagccagacccctagtgagtgaagctaggtagtggaagtcctggtgagtgaagccagaccctagtgagtgaagctaggtggtggaagtcctggtgagtaaagccgggccctagcgagtgaagctaggtggaggaagtcttggtgagtgaagccagataatggaagtcctagtgagtgaagctaggtaacccTAGGGAgacataaccctaggttatatgtaACCGATTAGTTTTCGATCGACTGTGCACGGTCGACCGGACAAGCGaatcttgaattctgttaacattATTTTAccttactattttatctattgtggtaactcagtgttgcagagaagtttaactaggtcgacgggctgaccagatagctggcacgaagtccagactgatCGGCAGGatgaccagatgtttggcaaaagataagtaaaggtaagtcactggaggagagtgactgtgagaacgcgtcccagttgagggacaataggcgtcggcccagtttaggttcattttggatccctaagctgagaccttgactagttcctggtcctgggaggacaggaactaattactcttttaattatttgtctatatttgtgctaacacttgtcttgcagggtatttggactaacatatgtttgcagggcaagaaagcaagcaagaaAGTAAAtctgccttcggatgaacagtacccgaaggcgtcttccatggctatggaaggcgtcttccacggATAAAATTTGACCGGTTCATAGATAAGGTGTAGCGAAGTTGGGATAGATtttatcccattggaggcgcctccaaggcctttggaaggcaccctccaagccctttataaggcagtTTCGAGGAGGCTTTGCTACAACAACTACATACGAGCTACTGTGTGTTCTTTCAAGCTTCCGACTGCTCCTGATTGCTGCTATGACTCTACTACGAAGCTGTTGAGCCCGACGAATGATCCAAGGAGTTCTAGTCACGCCCGGTAGAGAGACATCAACATAAGAAGAGCTCTCATTTCAATCCATAAGAAGTGATGGTAACTTTTGTCTTTGTACTTAACTACTATAAAATGGCAAGTGCAGTGTGCTGCACTTGACCTAAATCTTTTTTACTTGATTCTCTCTTCCAGGGGTACCagaagagatttttagtggattacccatcaataggtccgcgagacctggaccttagagtaggagtcgccgaaggctccgaactaagtaaaaactgCTCGTGTTTTTCTGGTTTTTTCTTATTTACTTTTCGCTGCGTACTctgcttttaatttttaaaagaaaacaagtttttaaaaatcacgtgattcaccctctcTCACATGTGTCACAATCcaacaactcctactcgaagacctaggtcccgcggacctatcaatgggtaattcactaaatgtCTCTTCCGAAATTACCggaagtgttaggatgtatactaaaagcctagtttttggtataaaacatttatctaggaataagaatcacattggtcaaatgtctacatttgtgataaatgtagttgttcaattaatttatattgtagataacatggtgtgtggtgtcacacatagaagatcatgttatcagtaccttataaattataaacagtagctcacgaccatgatggaaaagaacaaaccattggaatgtcgtagtgtaattaggtgttaatttatcttaactatataattacactagtacactaagagtgtattgagtaggaccattagaggtcgtttctttaatactgactttataaaaaaaacaaagacctcagttattatggaagtgtgtgctcttaatcctaatataattaacaagcacatatatttgatatttatttctttaatttatcaatgggtgagatttagttcgataaatcaataagcccgataagttgagaaatgatatcacttatagtgtgtgttgttgattatagaaggaaactgtgtcctagtaatctaggttgagaatgtccccaagaggagctcataaggattgtcatgttaaaccctgcaggtggactcagtccgacatgacgatgaagttgagtggtactactcttggagctagatattaattaagtgagttgtcagtaacttacttaattagtggacatttgttatcttaaacacagggagactaacacactcatgataagaaggagcccaaaatgtaatttgggattgatgtagtagttcaataatagttctctagtggaatgaattattattgataaaattaagttgtgtgttctgggcgagcacgggatgcttaattttatcgggagaccaaaaccaattcctcctctcggtccctatcgtagcctctagtacatagagatttatacccaccgcatacccaccttcttacccatccaatggggccgaccaagctagcttggaacccaagctagggccggccaagaccaagtggatgagccatgtaggtggccggccactagaatattaaaaaagatttttattaaaattatttcttatgtggatatcatgattttaaaagagagtttaaaaattaaaaatttccttttatagctttctataaaagattaagagaagagattaatctctttccttatttgtagtttaaaagggtggttttaatttttggtaaaaactttccttatttgtaaatcatctacatgtttaaaagagagtttaaaatttgaaatctttccttatttgttgattaaaggaggattttaaattttaagaaaactttcatttttaatcatgttcatgatttaaaagagagtttaaaattaaatattctcttttataagtttctacaaaagattaagaaaagatttgatatctttccttatttattgattaaaagagattttaatttatagagataactttctttttatccacatgtttaaagaaatattttaatttattaaatttcctttttataaatcaatcatgaagggataaaaattattagagaaatttttataaatttccggaagcaaataaggaagttttaattgttgtttaaaattttatttgcttggagaatttatgtggtggccggccattacaaattgaaaagaaaaattatttttaattaaataaattttccttttcaatggaaaaagaattaaggaagtttttattaaattttccttatttgccaagaccaaggattataaaagagggggtagaggaggcttcaaggctaaggactctattctatttttctccctcttttccttggtgtggtggccggcccttccctttctcttctctcctcttgttgtggccgaaatctatcatctcttggagcttggaggatgtggccggatcaaggaaggagaagaaggatagaaaacatgcatcccttggagcttggttggtggaaaattcttcatcctttggaagttcttgtgcttggccgaaacttgaaggaagaaggaagaaggtgcctaggtggttctcatctcggaagatcgttgcccacacaacgtccgaggttagaagaggaatacggtagaagatcaagaggtctttctaaaaggtataactagtaatttttctttccgcatcatactagttatttttggaaataatactaaatacaagaggcatacgattctagtgtttcgaatttattttcgatatagtgttcttttgtttttcttttccttgtgatttgattgttcttttcggttgacctaaagttattttaggaaattaaatattagctttccttaaaaggttttgtatagtcggtggtggttgctcccatatccaagaaggccatgtgcctcaacacgtcagtactgggaaccaattatggaaattaatatttaatggaattaataacttaaggtgacttgggtcgaacgtgttaagttccgtaggaaatccaagtcaaaacctaaaagaacaaatagattaagttttggatcaaacgtgttaagttccgcaggcgatccaaaatttaatttaaaagaacacatggtagctaggaaaaggttcagacctttgtacaaaatttttgtacagtggaacctctaggtttttcgagtagcaaccaacaattggtatctgagctagggttttgcctctgtgtatttggtattagtttaattatgcacatgtcatacataatttaggcaggataatagtag from Zingiber officinale cultivar Zhangliang chromosome 6B, Zo_v1.1, whole genome shotgun sequence carries:
- the LOC121992349 gene encoding T-complex protein 1 subunit beta, with product MVNTRLLKDEATEEKGDRARMASFVGAMAIADLVKTTLGPKGMDKILQSTGRGHNVTVTNDGATILKSLHIDNPAAKVLVDISKVQDDEVGDGTTSVVVLAGELLREAEKLVNLKIHPMTIIAGYRMAAECARNALLQKAKDNKQDPDRFRSDLMKIAMTTLSSKILYQDKEHFAKLAVDAVLRLKGSTNLESIQIIKKAGGSLKDSFLDEGFILDKKIGIGQPKRIENAKILVANTAMDTDKVKIYGARVRVDSMAKVAEIEGAEKEKMREKVQKIINHGINCFVNRQLIYNFPEELFADAGVLAIEHADFDGIERLALVTGGDIASTFDNPESVKLGHCKLIEEIMIGEDKLIHFSGVEMGQACTIVLRGSSSHVLDEAERSLHDALCVLSQTVNDSRVLLGGGWPEMVMSKEVDELARKTPGKKSHAIEAFSHALQAIPTIIAENAGLDSAELISQLRAEHHKDTTNAGIDVISGGVGDMENLGISEAFKVKQAVLLSATEATEMILRVDQIITCAPRRREDRM